A stretch of the Bradyrhizobium arachidis genome encodes the following:
- a CDS encoding tyrosine phosphatase family protein, giving the protein MIHVCSLAALPETVRLTGASHVLTVMANVEQVARPVSVLPANHLKVSMDDITEEMDGFVAPSEGHIEQVLNFVRGWDRGAPLVVHCYAGISRSTASAFAAVCALNPHRDEIEIAKKIRAASPIASPNRRIVGLADRALGREGRMLRALDEMGPGAMMVEGRPFVIELE; this is encoded by the coding sequence ATGATCCACGTCTGTTCGCTCGCCGCATTGCCCGAAACCGTCCGTCTCACCGGCGCCAGCCATGTGCTGACCGTGATGGCCAATGTCGAGCAGGTGGCTCGTCCCGTCTCGGTGCTGCCGGCCAATCATCTCAAAGTGTCGATGGACGACATCACCGAGGAGATGGACGGTTTTGTCGCGCCGTCCGAGGGGCACATCGAGCAGGTCCTCAACTTCGTGCGCGGCTGGGACCGCGGCGCGCCGCTGGTCGTGCATTGCTATGCCGGGATCAGCCGCTCGACCGCGAGCGCATTTGCGGCGGTCTGCGCGCTCAATCCGCATCGCGACGAGATCGAGATCGCCAAGAAGATCCGCGCGGCCTCGCCGATCGCCTCGCCCAACCGGCGCATCGTCGGTCTTGCCGACCGCGCGCTCGGCCGCGAAGGCCGCATGCTGCGCGCGCTCGACGAGATGGGCCCCGGCGCGATGATGGTCGAGGGCCGCCCTTTCGTGATCGAGCTCGAATGA
- a CDS encoding NrtR DNA-binding winged helix domain-containing protein: MSDKLLTPIEIGLTAAIVAIGDNEPLILTAHGSDQLAGLPFGPFDPLSHRTFEIGLRAWVEAQAGLKLGYVEQLYTFGDRGRHAEASDTDAHMVSIGYLALTRAAENAAPAPGATFEPWYRFFPWEDWREQPPAIIARDIIPALARWAEEDTPETTRALPRKDRVRLYFGQDGAPWDEERVLDRYELLYEAGLIEEARRDGRPAALARKALPSLGVSMRFDHRRILATGIARLRAKLKYRPVIFELLPAEFTLTELQHTVEAISGRHLHKQNFRRLVETEALVEPTGVMSTQTGGRPAALYRFRREVLQERPAPGLRVRSRR, encoded by the coding sequence ATGAGCGACAAGCTGCTGACGCCGATCGAGATCGGCTTGACCGCTGCGATCGTCGCGATCGGAGACAATGAGCCGCTGATCCTGACCGCGCACGGCAGCGATCAGCTCGCAGGGCTCCCCTTCGGTCCGTTCGATCCGCTTTCCCATCGCACGTTCGAGATCGGGCTGCGCGCCTGGGTCGAGGCGCAGGCGGGATTGAAGCTCGGCTATGTCGAGCAGCTCTACACATTTGGCGATCGCGGCCGGCATGCGGAGGCCAGCGACACCGACGCGCATATGGTCTCGATCGGATATCTCGCGCTGACCCGCGCCGCCGAAAACGCCGCGCCCGCGCCGGGGGCGACCTTCGAGCCCTGGTACCGCTTCTTCCCCTGGGAGGACTGGCGCGAGCAGCCGCCAGCAATCATCGCGCGCGACATCATTCCAGCGCTGGCACGATGGGCCGAGGAGGACACGCCGGAGACGACGCGCGCGCTGCCGCGGAAGGATCGCGTGCGGCTCTATTTCGGCCAGGACGGCGCGCCCTGGGACGAGGAGCGCGTGCTCGACCGCTACGAGCTGCTCTACGAAGCCGGCCTGATCGAGGAGGCGCGGCGGGACGGCCGCCCTGCGGCATTAGCGCGCAAGGCGCTTCCTTCCCTCGGTGTCTCGATGCGGTTCGACCACCGCCGGATTCTGGCAACCGGAATCGCGCGGCTGCGCGCAAAACTGAAGTACCGCCCTGTCATCTTTGAACTTTTGCCCGCCGAATTCACACTCACTGAATTGCAGCACACGGTGGAGGCCATCTCCGGCCGGCACCTGCACAAGCAGAATTTCCGCCGCCTTGTGGAGACCGAGGCCCTGGTCGAACCGACCGGGGTGATGTCGACACAGACCGGCGGGCGGCCGGCAGCGCTCTACCGCTTCCGCCGCGAAGTGCTTCAGGAGCGACCGGCCCCCGGCCTGCGCGTCCGCTCCCGGCGCTAG
- a CDS encoding HD family hydrolase, whose translation MTAGKPAINDVKSRAWQRMLSGRRLDLLDPSPLDIEIADIAHGLARVARWNGQTTGAHIFSVAQHTLLVETVMRHETPRVDQRVRLAALLHDAPEYVIGDMISPFKAVLEGHYKAVEKRLLGAIHIRFGLPPELADEIIQTIKAADRGAAYLEATRLAGFSESEARRLFGRDPGLPEATERDYLTPWTAAKAEKRFLERFNAVFS comes from the coding sequence ATGACGGCAGGGAAGCCGGCCATTAATGACGTGAAGTCGCGCGCCTGGCAGCGCATGCTGTCGGGACGGCGGCTCGACCTGCTCGATCCCTCGCCGCTCGATATCGAGATCGCCGACATCGCCCACGGCCTGGCGCGGGTGGCGCGCTGGAACGGGCAAACCACCGGCGCGCACATCTTCTCGGTGGCCCAGCACACGCTGCTGGTCGAGACCGTGATGCGGCACGAGACGCCGCGGGTGGATCAGCGGGTGCGGCTCGCGGCCCTGCTGCACGACGCTCCCGAATACGTCATCGGCGACATGATCTCCCCGTTCAAGGCGGTGCTCGAAGGCCACTACAAGGCGGTCGAGAAGCGCCTGCTCGGCGCCATCCACATCCGCTTCGGATTGCCACCTGAACTGGCCGACGAGATCATCCAGACGATCAAGGCTGCCGATCGCGGTGCAGCGTATCTGGAGGCGACCAGGCTGGCCGGCTTCAGCGAGAGCGAGGCCAGGCGCCTGTTCGGCCGCGATCCTGGCCTCCCCGAGGCGACCGAGCGCGACTACCTGACGCCCTGGACCGCGGCGAAGGCCGAGAAGCGCTTTTTGGAGCGGTTCAATGCGGTGTTTTCGTAG
- a CDS encoding DUF2339 domain-containing protein — MFENPFELVALISAIAAFMFALRASNEVTELRRRLNLLEEAARAPRPVQAQTEMPFQAGPTSAAAPPPLPPEAEVAPPLVTEDVATAPADVADASAPPPPLPAAAPGLEERLGTRWVVWIGGLALALGGFFMVRYSIEAGLLGPGVRVFLGGLFALALLGAGEWTRRKESISSIEATPIANIPAILTAAGTAVAFATIYAAYALYDFLVPATAFVLLGIVAMCTLAAALLHGPALAGLGVVGAFVTPILVSSDKPDFWALYVYLAIVSAASFGLARIRLWRWLAVTTIVFALLWTFPGLDLGAQLVAPHAFHVIAGFVLASLLVVCGFMFGPDIEDGTIEPISSASLAAYLFGAMLIVLSSGHADLGLITFTILVAATLLVAWRAPAATNALGAAAVFVFIVFAEWAVRANPDMLVLPGGPLPGIGPVATDSSVTLHLVMAALFAAGFGIAGFLAQGRSNSAIIPVVWAATATATPIALLVALYARIAHLDRSIPFAILAVVLAVAFAAATEALTRRETRPGLPISIALFATGTLGALALALTFALEKGWLTIALALMSLGTAWISIQRPIPFLRRLAAIFAAIVTARVAYDPRIVGDAVGTTPILNWLLWGYGLPALSFWGASIFLRRRADDAPLRMVEAAAILFTALLAFMEIRHFATGGQMTAAPSLLEFALQVCVTLAMAIGLERLRLRSGSIVHNVGAVILTVIAGLIAVGGLLLLENPLLWRTDVGGPIFNYILLGYALPSLLMLVLSYAVADHRPTAYANTLAGGALVFALAWLSLEIRRFYHGPILSTGATTGAEQYTYSIGWLGFGVVLLGVGILVNSERARLASAIVIALTILKAFVIDMSALTGVYRALSFMGLGIVLVAIGWLYQRILFRRQTPPPVAQTGS; from the coding sequence ATGTTCGAGAACCCGTTTGAGCTCGTTGCACTGATCAGTGCGATCGCTGCGTTCATGTTTGCGCTGAGAGCCTCCAACGAGGTCACGGAATTGCGCCGGCGGCTGAACCTGCTTGAAGAGGCTGCGCGCGCGCCGCGGCCTGTACAGGCGCAAACTGAGATGCCTTTCCAAGCGGGTCCGACAAGCGCGGCCGCGCCGCCGCCGCTTCCGCCCGAAGCTGAGGTGGCACCGCCGCTCGTGACGGAAGATGTCGCAACTGCGCCCGCGGATGTGGCTGACGCTTCCGCGCCGCCGCCACCGTTGCCCGCGGCCGCGCCCGGGCTCGAAGAACGTCTCGGCACGCGCTGGGTGGTGTGGATCGGCGGCCTTGCGCTCGCGCTCGGCGGCTTCTTCATGGTGCGCTATTCGATCGAAGCGGGCCTGCTCGGCCCCGGCGTGCGCGTCTTCCTCGGCGGCCTGTTTGCGTTGGCGCTGCTAGGCGCCGGCGAATGGACGCGGCGCAAGGAGAGCATCTCATCAATCGAGGCTACGCCGATCGCCAACATCCCGGCGATCCTCACGGCGGCCGGCACGGCGGTCGCGTTCGCCACCATCTATGCGGCCTATGCGCTCTACGACTTCCTCGTGCCCGCGACCGCCTTCGTGCTGCTTGGCATCGTCGCGATGTGCACGCTGGCCGCGGCGCTATTGCACGGGCCGGCGCTTGCGGGCCTCGGCGTGGTCGGCGCGTTCGTGACGCCGATCCTGGTCTCATCCGACAAGCCGGACTTTTGGGCGCTGTATGTTTATCTGGCGATCGTCAGCGCGGCGAGCTTTGGCCTGGCGCGCATCCGCCTGTGGCGCTGGCTTGCGGTCACCACCATCGTCTTCGCGCTGCTCTGGACCTTCCCGGGGCTCGATCTCGGCGCGCAACTGGTCGCACCGCACGCCTTCCACGTGATCGCGGGCTTCGTCCTCGCGAGCCTGCTGGTCGTGTGCGGCTTCATGTTCGGTCCTGATATCGAGGACGGCACGATCGAGCCGATTTCATCGGCCTCGCTCGCGGCCTATCTGTTCGGTGCCATGCTGATCGTGCTGTCGAGCGGACATGCCGATCTCGGACTGATCACGTTCACCATCCTGGTTGCAGCCACGCTGCTGGTGGCCTGGCGCGCACCGGCCGCAACCAACGCGCTCGGCGCTGCCGCCGTGTTCGTCTTCATCGTGTTCGCCGAATGGGCCGTGCGCGCCAATCCGGACATGCTGGTGCTGCCGGGCGGCCCGCTGCCTGGCATCGGCCCCGTCGCGACCGACAGCTCGGTGACGCTGCATCTGGTCATGGCCGCGCTGTTCGCCGCGGGCTTTGGCATCGCCGGCTTCCTCGCGCAGGGACGCTCGAACTCGGCCATCATTCCCGTAGTGTGGGCGGCGACCGCAACCGCGACGCCGATCGCACTGCTGGTCGCGCTCTACGCCCGCATCGCCCATCTCGACCGCTCGATCCCGTTCGCGATCCTCGCCGTGGTCCTGGCCGTGGCGTTCGCCGCTGCGACCGAGGCGCTGACGCGGCGCGAAACGCGGCCGGGCCTGCCGATCTCGATCGCGCTGTTCGCCACCGGCACGCTCGGCGCACTCGCGCTGGCCCTCACCTTCGCACTGGAGAAGGGCTGGCTGACGATCGCGCTGGCGCTGATGTCGCTCGGCACGGCCTGGATTTCGATACAGCGGCCGATCCCCTTCCTGCGCCGGCTCGCGGCGATCTTCGCGGCCATCGTGACGGCGCGCGTGGCCTACGATCCGCGCATCGTCGGCGACGCCGTCGGCACCACGCCGATCCTGAACTGGCTGCTCTGGGGCTACGGCCTGCCGGCGCTGTCGTTCTGGGGCGCGAGCATCTTCCTGCGCCGCCGCGCTGACGACGCGCCGCTTCGCATGGTGGAAGCGGCCGCGATCCTGTTCACGGCACTGCTCGCCTTCATGGAGATCCGTCACTTCGCAACCGGCGGCCAGATGACGGCGGCGCCGTCGCTGCTCGAATTCGCGCTCCAAGTCTGCGTCACGCTCGCCATGGCGATCGGGCTGGAACGGCTGCGGCTGCGCAGCGGCAGCATCGTCCACAATGTCGGCGCGGTCATTCTCACGGTCATCGCAGGCCTGATCGCCGTCGGCGGACTGCTGCTCCTGGAGAATCCGCTGCTCTGGCGCACCGACGTCGGTGGTCCGATCTTCAACTATATCCTGCTGGGCTATGCCCTGCCGTCGCTGCTGATGCTGGTGCTGTCCTATGCGGTCGCGGACCATCGCCCCACGGCCTACGCCAACACGCTGGCCGGCGGCGCGCTGGTGTTCGCGCTCGCCTGGCTCTCGCTGGAGATCCGCCGCTTCTATCACGGCCCGATCCTCTCCACCGGCGCGACGACAGGCGCCGAGCAATACACCTATTCGATCGGCTGGCTCGGTTTTGGCGTGGTGCTGCTCGGCGTCGGCATTCTTGTCAATTCGGAACGGGCGCGACTGGCGTCAGCCATCGTCATCGCACTAACGATCCTGAAGGCCTTCGTCATCGACATGTCGGCGCTGACGGGCGTCTACCGTGCGCTGTCCTTCATGGGACTGGGCATCGTGCTGGTCGCGATCGGGTGGCTCTACCAGCGGATCCTGTTCCGCCGACAGACGCCACCACCCGTCGCTCAAACAGGCAGCTGA
- a CDS encoding methyl-accepting chemotaxis protein: MSKLSIRIKILTVLSVLVLSLAGVGVMAIATMQNINAHTVEIAESWLPSVRALGSMRADINELRVALRLHLMQDTAEGKEAAEKRLASLRERIETTRKVYEPLITSPEERSIYDQWVRGWDEYLKGVQEVMGLSRKTIGGFPVEANTLLQTKVAKMAQAADPLLLKDIELNNRGAEAETKAAADSYRVIFRVLVGIILAAVLLAIAAAYFLIRDVSRGISSIILPMQALGDGDLAAEVPHRGERTEIGSMADALQIFKEALIAKKAADEAAARDAEAKIERGRRVDAITRKFEAMIGEVVGTVSSASTELEASATTLSSTARRGQELSTVVAAASEEASTNVQSVASASEELSSSITEISRRVQDSARMAAEAVEQAARTNERVNELSQAASRIGDVVELINTIAGQTNLLALNATIEAARAGEAGRGFAVVASEVKALAEQTAKATGEIGQQVAGIQAATQESVSAIQEIGGTIERLSEVSSAIAAAVEEQGAATQEISRNVQQASVGTQEVSSNITDVQRGAVETGSASTQVLSAAKSLASDSTRLKVEVASFLESVRAA; encoded by the coding sequence ATGTCTAAACTGTCGATCCGAATTAAGATATTGACCGTGTTGAGTGTTTTGGTGCTGTCGCTGGCCGGTGTCGGCGTGATGGCGATCGCCACGATGCAGAACATCAACGCGCACACGGTCGAAATCGCCGAGAGCTGGCTGCCGAGCGTGCGCGCTCTCGGTTCCATGCGCGCGGACATCAACGAGCTGCGCGTCGCGCTGCGCCTGCACCTGATGCAGGACACCGCCGAGGGCAAGGAAGCCGCCGAGAAGCGGCTGGCGTCGCTGCGCGAGCGGATCGAAACGACGCGCAAGGTCTACGAGCCGTTGATCACCTCGCCTGAGGAACGATCGATCTACGACCAATGGGTTCGCGGCTGGGATGAATATCTGAAGGGTGTGCAGGAGGTGATGGGCCTGTCGCGCAAGACCATTGGCGGCTTCCCGGTCGAGGCCAACACCCTGTTGCAGACCAAGGTCGCGAAGATGGCCCAGGCCGCCGACCCGCTGCTGCTCAAGGACATCGAGCTCAACAACCGGGGCGCCGAGGCGGAGACCAAGGCGGCGGCCGACAGCTACCGCGTCATCTTCCGCGTGCTGGTCGGCATCATCCTGGCCGCGGTCTTGCTCGCGATCGCCGCGGCGTATTTCCTGATCCGCGACGTGTCGCGCGGCATCAGTTCGATCATCCTGCCGATGCAGGCGCTCGGCGACGGCGATCTCGCCGCCGAAGTGCCGCATCGCGGCGAGCGGACCGAGATCGGATCGATGGCCGATGCGCTGCAGATCTTCAAGGAGGCGCTGATCGCGAAGAAGGCGGCCGACGAAGCGGCGGCGCGCGATGCGGAAGCCAAGATCGAGCGCGGACGCCGCGTCGACGCGATCACCCGCAAGTTCGAGGCCATGATCGGCGAGGTCGTCGGCACCGTCTCGTCAGCCTCGACCGAACTGGAAGCGTCGGCGACGACGCTGAGCAGCACCGCGCGGCGCGGGCAGGAGCTCTCCACCGTCGTTGCTGCGGCGTCGGAAGAAGCCTCCACCAACGTCCAGTCGGTCGCCTCGGCCTCCGAAGAGCTGTCGTCCTCGATCACCGAGATCAGCCGGCGCGTGCAGGATTCGGCGCGCATGGCGGCCGAAGCCGTCGAGCAGGCGGCGCGGACCAATGAGCGCGTCAACGAGCTGTCGCAGGCGGCGTCTCGCATCGGCGACGTCGTCGAGCTCATCAACACCATCGCGGGCCAGACCAATCTCCTGGCGCTTAACGCGACCATTGAGGCCGCGCGCGCGGGCGAAGCAGGCCGCGGCTTTGCGGTCGTCGCCTCCGAAGTGAAGGCGCTGGCCGAGCAGACCGCGAAAGCGACCGGCGAGATCGGTCAGCAGGTTGCGGGCATCCAGGCGGCAACGCAGGAATCCGTCAGCGCCATCCAGGAGATCGGCGGCACCATCGAAAGACTGTCCGAAGTGTCGTCGGCGATTGCGGCCGCTGTCGAGGAGCAGGGCGCAGCGACGCAGGAGATCTCGCGCAACGTGCAGCAGGCCTCGGTCGGCACGCAGGAGGTCTCCTCGAACATCACCGACGTGCAGCGCGGTGCGGTCGAGACCGGCTCGGCCTCGACGCAGGTGCTGTCGGCGGCAAAATCGCTGGCGTCGGACAGCACGCGCCTCAAGGTCGAGGTCGCGAGCTTCCTGGAGTCGGTGCGCGCGGCCTAA